A single Planctomycetota bacterium DNA region contains:
- the trpC gene encoding indole-3-glycerol phosphate synthase TrpC — translation MLHRVLEEIVAHKRLEVARAKRERPLEALAARAREGPPVREFAAALRQAHARYGVALIAEVKRRSPSAGLIRPSFHPSRIARTYEAHGAAAISVLTDERFFGGSLADLRRVRRAVGVPVLRKDFLLEPYQLYEARAAGADAVLLIAEILPAKALAAMIGEAEGLGLACLVECHCASSLRKALDAGARLVGINNRDLHTFRTDLETTRRLARAVPRGALVVSESAIRTREDVERVAAWGAHAVLVGEALMGQRRIGRAVDRLLGRGD, via the coding sequence ATGCTGCACCGGGTCCTGGAGGAGATTGTGGCGCACAAGCGCCTGGAGGTGGCGCGGGCGAAGCGCGAGCGCCCCCTCGAGGCGCTGGCGGCGCGGGCGAGGGAGGGCCCGCCCGTGCGCGAGTTCGCGGCGGCCCTGCGCCAGGCCCACGCGCGCTACGGCGTGGCGCTGATCGCCGAGGTCAAGCGGCGGTCGCCCTCGGCCGGCCTCATCCGCCCGAGCTTCCACCCCTCCCGCATCGCGCGCACCTATGAGGCGCACGGGGCGGCGGCCATCTCGGTGCTCACCGACGAGCGGTTCTTCGGCGGCTCGCTGGCCGACCTGCGGCGCGTGCGGCGCGCGGTGGGCGTCCCGGTGCTGCGCAAGGATTTCCTCCTGGAGCCGTACCAGCTCTACGAGGCCCGCGCGGCGGGGGCCGACGCCGTGCTGCTCATCGCGGAGATTCTGCCGGCGAAGGCCCTGGCGGCGATGATCGGGGAGGCGGAGGGGCTGGGCCTCGCGTGCCTCGTCGAGTGCCACTGCGCGTCGAGCCTGAGGAAGGCGCTGGACGCCGGCGCCCGCCTCGTGGGCATCAACAACCGGGACCTGCACACGTTCCGAACGGATCTGGAGACGACTCGCCGCCTGGCGCGCGCGGTGCCGCGCGGGGCGCTCGTGGTGAGCGAGAGCGCCATCCGCACGCGGGAGGACGTGGAGCGCGTGGCCGCCTGGGGCGCGCACGCCGTGCTGGTGGGCGAGGCGCTGATGGGCCAGCGGCGGATCGGCCGGGCCGTGGACAGGCTGTTGGGCAGAGGGGACTGA
- a CDS encoding S24 family peptidase — protein sequence MTEVRMDQAGFAELAEDLLRRGMAVRFRAHGRSMEPMVRDGDVLTVEPARLAELRVGDIALHRVGNGQLVAHRVVARCAAGGRALLATRGDAAFGAADRVGERDVLGRVVARERDGRAVRLGRGVRRVGGRLWVTVLACRVLARRLAGAGRRLAGRLARRA from the coding sequence ATGACAGAGGTACGGATGGACCAGGCGGGCTTCGCGGAGCTGGCGGAGGACCTTCTCCGCCGGGGGATGGCGGTCCGCTTCCGCGCGCACGGCCGCAGCATGGAGCCGATGGTCCGCGACGGCGACGTGTTGACGGTGGAGCCGGCGCGCCTGGCGGAGTTGCGGGTGGGCGACATCGCCCTCCACCGCGTGGGCAATGGCCAACTGGTCGCGCACCGCGTGGTGGCACGCTGCGCGGCGGGCGGCCGGGCGCTCCTGGCCACCCGCGGCGACGCCGCCTTCGGCGCCGCCGACCGCGTGGGAGAGCGGGACGTGCTGGGCCGCGTGGTCGCGCGCGAGCGGGATGGGAGGGCGGTGCGCCTGGGGCGCGGCGTGCGGCGGGTGGGGGGGCGCCTGTGGGTGACGGTGCTGGCGTGCCGGGTCCTGGCCCGGCGGCTCGCGGGAGCCGGCAGACGGCTGGCTGGCCGGCTGGCGCGCCGGGCGTAG
- the trxA gene encoding thioredoxin has translation MAEGVTVVTDADFDAQVLKAQVPVVVDFWAEWCGPCRKVAPVVADLAAEYAGKVKFAKVNVDDNSATPVKFGIMSIPTMILFKDGVIVDKVVGARSKADYKAWIDSKL, from the coding sequence ATGGCCGAAGGCGTCACCGTGGTAACGGATGCGGATTTCGATGCCCAGGTGCTCAAGGCTCAGGTGCCGGTGGTGGTGGACTTCTGGGCCGAGTGGTGCGGCCCGTGCCGCAAGGTGGCCCCGGTCGTCGCCGATCTCGCCGCCGAATATGCGGGCAAGGTCAAGTTCGCCAAGGTGAACGTAGACGACAACTCCGCTACGCCGGTCAAGTTCGGCATCATGTCCATCCCCACGATGATCCTGTTCAAGGACGGCGTGATCGTGGACAAGGTGGTCGGCGCGCGCAGCAAGGCCGACTACAAGGCGTGGATCGACTCCAAGCTCTGA
- a CDS encoding DUF3352 domain-containing protein, translated as MRRFTWIAHLLALAWAASGPAADLASVVPEDALIYAEVNDPKGLWADFERSGLRDILRAAPQAEMQFGVATALVRGAVQQRLGLAWDDFVGKLGSRFAVVLAEGGGEGRPPVFLLDAADTKAELTKLLKETVEPALTKAQGNPPAAAIADEVHGDVPLRILRGPGGGLAYGFLGDALLLGEPPAVKKLIDARARRPLAANQAFLRARKALDTPKGIVAYLNLAQVIADHRPVLDGNPELQRLFDAVGLTTVQWIALSSRFDGRGIRDRVHLHTGERQLGLIGLLGGLSAGTSTAAQVLPKDCPILLSLNFKDGPELWQGIVRFLQAGGHADGLARLDEGKQSVKLQFGINFDDDFVGALGGEVFLAANPDFVAEFAAKRRAPTADDFAFILGARVAKPEALKTTIHRLMAGQPGVGQGIERRVETHQGIEVNTLLLPDPERRPAYAFVGDFFLAAKSAAIIRQCIDARAAGQSLALAPRFRNVADAMPLKHHAVAYADIEALAVALLAADKEPAPGEPARPILATLGLLAGQLRGACAALTAGEDGVTFEAYSRPGLLPLAGAVLGFAERRAAAPTPGPQPKGPRPADF; from the coding sequence ATGCGCAGGTTCACCTGGATAGCCCACCTCCTCGCGCTGGCCTGGGCCGCCTCAGGACCCGCCGCCGACCTCGCCAGCGTGGTGCCCGAGGACGCGCTCATCTATGCCGAGGTGAACGACCCGAAGGGCCTCTGGGCCGACTTCGAGCGGTCGGGCCTCCGCGACATCCTGCGCGCCGCGCCCCAGGCCGAGATGCAGTTCGGCGTGGCCACGGCCCTCGTGCGCGGGGCGGTCCAGCAACGGCTGGGCCTGGCGTGGGACGACTTTGTGGGGAAGCTCGGCTCGCGCTTCGCCGTCGTGCTGGCCGAGGGGGGAGGGGAGGGGCGCCCGCCCGTCTTCCTCCTCGACGCCGCCGACACGAAGGCCGAACTGACGAAGCTGCTCAAGGAAACCGTCGAGCCCGCCCTCACCAAGGCCCAGGGCAACCCGCCAGCGGCGGCGATCGCCGACGAGGTCCACGGCGACGTGCCCCTGCGCATCCTCCGCGGCCCCGGCGGCGGCCTCGCCTACGGCTTCCTGGGCGATGCCCTCCTCCTCGGCGAGCCGCCCGCCGTCAAGAAGCTCATTGACGCCCGCGCCCGCCGCCCCCTGGCCGCCAACCAGGCGTTCCTCAGGGCCCGCAAGGCCCTCGACACGCCCAAGGGCATCGTCGCCTACCTCAACCTGGCGCAGGTGATCGCCGACCACCGGCCCGTGCTGGACGGCAACCCGGAGCTCCAGCGCCTCTTCGACGCCGTGGGCCTCACCACGGTCCAATGGATCGCCCTCTCGTCCCGCTTCGACGGGCGCGGCATCCGCGACCGCGTACACCTCCACACCGGCGAGCGCCAGCTCGGCCTCATCGGCCTCCTGGGCGGCCTCTCCGCCGGCACCTCCACGGCCGCCCAGGTGCTGCCCAAGGACTGCCCGATCCTCCTCTCCCTCAACTTCAAGGACGGCCCGGAGCTCTGGCAAGGCATCGTGCGCTTCCTCCAGGCGGGCGGCCACGCCGACGGCCTGGCGCGCCTCGACGAGGGCAAGCAATCCGTGAAGCTCCAATTCGGCATCAACTTCGACGACGACTTCGTCGGCGCGCTCGGCGGCGAGGTGTTCCTGGCCGCCAACCCCGACTTCGTGGCCGAGTTCGCCGCCAAACGGCGCGCCCCGACGGCCGACGACTTCGCGTTCATCCTCGGCGCCCGCGTGGCCAAGCCCGAGGCCCTCAAGACCACCATCCACCGCCTGATGGCCGGCCAGCCCGGTGTGGGCCAAGGCATCGAGCGCAGGGTCGAGACCCACCAGGGCATCGAGGTCAACACCCTGCTCCTGCCCGACCCCGAGCGGCGGCCCGCCTATGCGTTCGTGGGCGACTTCTTCCTGGCTGCGAAAAGCGCCGCCATCATCCGCCAGTGCATAGACGCCAGGGCGGCAGGGCAGAGCCTCGCCCTCGCGCCCCGCTTCCGCAACGTGGCCGACGCCATGCCCCTGAAGCATCACGCCGTGGCCTACGCCGACATCGAGGCCCTCGCCGTCGCCCTCCTCGCCGCCGACAAGGAGCCGGCCCCCGGCGAGCCCGCGCGCCCGATCCTTGCGACGCTGGGCCTGCTCGCCGGCCAGCTCCGCGGCGCCTGCGCCGCCCTCACGGCAGGCGAGGACGGCGTGACCTTCGAGGCCTACAGCCGGCCCGGGCTCCTCCCGCTCGCCGGGGCCGTGCTCGGCTTCGCCGAGCGCCGCGCCGCCGCGCCCACGCCCGGCCCGCAGCCCAAGGGTCCCAGACCCGCCGACTTCTGA
- a CDS encoding serine/threonine-protein kinase encodes MAIVQAKCARCGERFACVPPSAGYVSCPGCGVKLRVRADLLAPKPVLGPGGRLGSYEILELIGRGAMGAVYKARHTKSSLLCALKVLPSKFTRDPSFVERFRREGRAAAAINHPNVIQVLEVGEEEGHHYIAMEYVEGESLGDRLKREATLPPEVAMDLMRQTASALAAAHALGIVHRDIKPVNILLTTEGQVKVADFGLAKRSGVDVDVTMPGARLGTPLYMPPEMALGEPADARSDLYSLGATFYHALVGQSPVDAPTSGAVVSKLLHEQAPSLDEVAPHAPAALRQTIDRLIRKDPAERFQSAREVLEALGGGVEAPRPPRPPRRPPPPPPPPEVVRAAAGGPRRRVPAAAILAAMLLLGGALAAFLLLRGC; translated from the coding sequence ATGGCCATCGTGCAGGCCAAGTGCGCCCGGTGCGGCGAGCGCTTCGCGTGCGTGCCGCCGAGCGCCGGCTACGTGTCGTGCCCCGGGTGCGGGGTGAAGCTGCGCGTGCGCGCCGACCTTCTGGCCCCCAAGCCGGTGCTGGGGCCGGGCGGCCGCCTGGGGTCCTATGAGATTCTGGAACTCATCGGCCGCGGGGCTATGGGGGCCGTCTACAAGGCTCGGCACACGAAGAGCAGCCTCCTGTGCGCCCTGAAGGTGCTGCCGAGCAAGTTCACGCGCGACCCCAGCTTCGTCGAGCGCTTCCGCCGCGAGGGCCGCGCCGCCGCCGCCATCAACCACCCCAACGTCATTCAGGTGCTCGAGGTCGGCGAGGAGGAAGGCCACCACTACATCGCCATGGAGTACGTCGAAGGCGAGTCGCTCGGCGACCGTCTCAAGCGCGAGGCCACCCTGCCGCCCGAGGTGGCCATGGACCTGATGCGCCAGACGGCGTCGGCCCTCGCCGCCGCCCACGCCCTGGGCATCGTGCACCGGGACATCAAGCCCGTCAACATCCTGCTGACGACCGAAGGCCAGGTGAAGGTGGCCGACTTCGGCCTGGCCAAGCGCAGCGGGGTGGACGTGGACGTGACGATGCCGGGCGCGCGTCTCGGCACGCCGCTGTACATGCCGCCCGAGATGGCGCTGGGCGAGCCGGCCGATGCACGCAGCGACCTCTATTCGCTGGGGGCGACGTTCTACCACGCGCTCGTCGGCCAATCGCCGGTGGACGCGCCGACCTCGGGCGCGGTGGTCTCGAAGCTGCTGCACGAGCAGGCCCCGTCGCTCGACGAGGTGGCGCCGCACGCGCCGGCCGCCCTGCGGCAGACGATTGACCGCCTCATCCGCAAAGACCCGGCCGAGCGGTTCCAATCGGCGCGCGAGGTGCTCGAGGCTCTGGGCGGAGGCGTCGAGGCGCCGCGGCCTCCGAGGCCCCCGAGGCGTCCGCCGCCACCGCCGCCCCCCCCTGAGGTCGTTCGAGCCGCGGCGGGCGGCCCACGGCGGCGAGTCCCGGCGGCCGCCATTCTGGCGGCCATGTTGCTGCTCGGCGGCGCACTCGCCGCGTTCCTTCTGCTGCGGGGATGCTGA
- a CDS encoding right-handed parallel beta-helix repeat-containing protein yields MRITQDTVLPRGAVLGEPLVIAASGVTIDGNGATLAGPGRAGEPESFQGTGVVAKGCSGVTLRRLKVRGFRIGLAASDGSGWLIEDCDFSDNFTDPAAGWNVERRLGGLVLTRLTHSVLRRNTAQRVWNGLDLEGCDGNRIAGNAFSHCSNVCLKLWTSCRNVVTDNDLSWGLRIDPGEVHARDSAGVLLESGSDHNHFVGNDVTHGGDGIFLRCLNGWTCTGNVFIENDCSWANNNGFEAWNPGNAYLRNKANHCSHGFWLAGSDDTLLEGNEAAYNGCPDGPHNAPEKLFGHGGIVFVGAPASHCVARGNHCHHNNGAGIALRGDVASQGRTWRTFHWLLDGNRLEHNRWGIHAQHADLVHLAGNASEGNEHPDFFENVTRLTRSEGRAASPIVRLEGPSRALAGERLVFDASRSRDPEGRALAFAWDLAGVEAAAPVAEHVFAKPGFYRVALTASNGASASLAYRDVYVVRETEDAATEGSAGQPAAGVARAGRWSFHAPEGTRVVFRDSCEALVGRLSLEARVEPYAGGEVELLYSPDRPLDLRSKSRLAFWLRRRIEGVFGFKGANPVLRLYGPGGHVTCAPVGDANRIEHAENPNEAREGWLLLAIPLAGDAHWQRAAAGEGSLGAVERVGLQFRAANPAPFTLWLDGLFFE; encoded by the coding sequence GTGCGAATCACCCAGGACACGGTTCTGCCGCGGGGGGCCGTGCTCGGCGAGCCGCTCGTCATCGCCGCAAGCGGCGTGACCATTGACGGCAACGGGGCGACGCTCGCCGGGCCGGGCCGCGCGGGCGAGCCCGAGTCGTTCCAAGGCACGGGCGTCGTGGCCAAGGGCTGTTCGGGCGTGACGCTGCGCCGCCTGAAGGTGCGCGGCTTCCGCATCGGCCTCGCCGCGAGCGACGGCTCGGGCTGGCTCATCGAGGACTGCGATTTCTCGGACAACTTCACCGACCCGGCCGCGGGCTGGAACGTCGAGCGCCGCCTCGGCGGCCTCGTGCTCACCCGCCTGACGCACAGCGTGCTGCGCCGCAACACCGCCCAGCGGGTGTGGAACGGCCTCGACCTCGAAGGCTGCGACGGCAACCGGATCGCCGGCAACGCCTTCTCGCACTGCTCGAACGTCTGCCTCAAGCTCTGGACGAGCTGCCGCAACGTGGTGACCGACAACGATCTCTCGTGGGGCCTGCGCATTGACCCGGGCGAGGTCCACGCCCGCGACTCGGCCGGCGTGCTCCTCGAGAGCGGGTCCGACCACAACCACTTCGTGGGCAACGACGTGACCCACGGCGGCGACGGCATCTTCCTGCGCTGCCTCAACGGCTGGACCTGCACGGGCAACGTGTTCATCGAGAACGACTGCTCGTGGGCCAACAACAACGGCTTCGAGGCCTGGAATCCCGGCAACGCCTACCTGCGCAACAAGGCCAACCACTGCTCGCACGGCTTCTGGCTCGCGGGCTCCGACGACACGTTGCTCGAAGGCAACGAGGCCGCCTACAACGGCTGCCCCGACGGCCCGCACAACGCGCCCGAGAAGCTCTTCGGCCACGGCGGCATCGTGTTCGTGGGCGCGCCCGCCAGCCATTGCGTGGCCCGCGGCAACCACTGCCACCACAACAACGGCGCGGGCATCGCGCTCCGCGGGGACGTGGCCTCGCAGGGCCGCACCTGGCGGACCTTCCACTGGCTCCTCGACGGAAACCGCCTGGAGCACAACCGCTGGGGCATCCACGCCCAGCACGCCGACCTCGTGCACCTCGCGGGCAATGCGTCGGAGGGGAACGAGCATCCCGACTTTTTCGAGAACGTCACGCGCCTGACCCGGTCGGAGGGCCGCGCCGCCTCGCCCATCGTGCGCCTCGAAGGCCCGTCGCGCGCGCTCGCGGGCGAGAGGCTTGTCTTCGATGCCTCGCGCAGCCGGGACCCCGAGGGCCGCGCGCTCGCGTTCGCGTGGGACCTCGCGGGCGTGGAGGCCGCGGCGCCGGTGGCCGAGCATGTGTTCGCCAAGCCAGGCTTCTATCGCGTGGCGCTCACGGCCTCGAACGGCGCCAGCGCCAGCCTGGCCTATCGGGATGTGTACGTGGTCCGCGAGACCGAAGACGCCGCGACCGAGGGCTCGGCGGGCCAGCCCGCCGCAGGCGTGGCAAGGGCGGGCCGCTGGTCCTTCCACGCCCCCGAAGGCACGCGGGTCGTGTTCCGCGACTCCTGCGAGGCCCTGGTCGGCCGTCTCTCGCTCGAGGCGCGCGTCGAGCCGTACGCGGGCGGCGAGGTCGAGCTGCTCTACTCGCCCGACAGGCCGCTCGACCTGCGGAGCAAGAGCCGCCTCGCCTTCTGGCTCCGCCGCCGCATCGAGGGCGTGTTCGGCTTCAAGGGGGCCAACCCCGTGCTCCGGCTCTACGGCCCCGGCGGCCATGTGACCTGTGCGCCGGTGGGCGACGCCAACCGCATCGAGCACGCCGAGAACCCCAATGAGGCCCGTGAGGGCTGGCTGCTGCTCGCGATCCCGCTGGCGGGCGATGCACACTGGCAGCGGGCGGCGGCAGGCGAAGGCTCCCTCGGCGCCGTCGAGCGGGTGGGCCTTCAGTTCCGAGCCGCCAATCCGGCGCCGTTCACCCTCTGGCTCGACGGCCTGTTCTTCGAGTGA
- a CDS encoding uroporphyrinogen decarboxylase family protein, with protein MSHREWIQRVLRHEAGLPVPWNLSLSPPARQKLAGRYGPGEIEDILDLPLRLRGPNSIKPLYASPREFGPTARDEWGVVWTTSDVDRGSPVGPPVTRPDLHGFVFPDPAAPHRFEGLAAWCERHRGCYTILWIGDLWERATFLCGMENLLLWAALEPSFVHALLERIAAYVMHTLETLLERLIFDGVALSDDYGTQRGLLLSPGAWRAFVKPHLARLFGRAKAAGKSVFLHSCGHVRPIVPDLVDLGLDILHPVQPEAMDIGELKREFGRHLSFCGGLGTQHLMARASPAEVQAEVRRLQRTMGAGGGYILETGITLQADVPLANLLAMIDAARQT; from the coding sequence ATGAGCCATCGCGAGTGGATTCAACGCGTCCTTCGGCACGAGGCCGGCCTGCCGGTGCCCTGGAACCTTTCGCTCTCGCCGCCCGCGCGGCAGAAGCTGGCCGGCCGCTACGGGCCGGGGGAGATCGAGGACATTCTGGACCTGCCGCTGCGCCTGCGGGGCCCGAACTCGATCAAGCCGCTTTACGCGTCGCCGCGGGAGTTCGGGCCCACGGCCCGCGACGAGTGGGGCGTGGTGTGGACGACGAGCGACGTGGACCGCGGCTCGCCCGTCGGCCCGCCCGTCACGCGGCCCGACCTTCACGGCTTCGTCTTCCCCGACCCCGCTGCGCCTCATCGCTTCGAGGGCCTCGCCGCCTGGTGCGAGCGGCACCGCGGCTGCTACACGATCCTCTGGATCGGCGACCTGTGGGAGCGGGCCACCTTCCTGTGCGGCATGGAGAACCTGCTCCTCTGGGCCGCCCTCGAGCCGAGCTTCGTCCACGCCCTGCTCGAACGCATCGCCGCCTACGTGATGCACACGCTGGAAACCCTCCTCGAGCGCCTCATCTTCGACGGCGTGGCGCTCAGCGACGACTATGGCACGCAGCGGGGCCTGCTCCTCAGCCCCGGCGCATGGCGGGCCTTCGTGAAGCCCCACCTCGCCCGCCTCTTCGGCCGCGCGAAGGCGGCCGGCAAGAGCGTCTTCCTGCACTCCTGCGGCCACGTGCGCCCCATCGTGCCCGACCTCGTGGACCTCGGCCTCGACATCCTTCACCCCGTTCAGCCCGAGGCGATGGACATCGGGGAGCTGAAACGCGAGTTCGGCCGCCACCTGAGCTTCTGCGGCGGCCTGGGCACGCAGCACCTGATGGCGCGCGCCTCGCCCGCCGAGGTGCAGGCCGAGGTGCGGCGGCTCCAGCGCACGATGGGCGCCGGCGGCGGCTACATCCTCGAGACCGGCATCACCCTCCAGGCCGACGTGCCCCTGGCCAACCTGCTCGCGATGATTGACGCGGCGCGCCAGACCTGA